The following proteins come from a genomic window of Paenibacillus sp. CAA11:
- a CDS encoding histidinol-phosphatase encodes MKFDLHTHHYRCGHADGDIRDYVEAGIAAGLKVIGISDHTPYFGSPEEQPFPRIAMAKRELAHYVEEVLRLKAEYAGKIDVLLGIESDFFPEHIEVYRKTLAKYPFDYIIGSVHSTYNTSIFNKNRWKGLSPEEHIVQKETYYDYIRQSARSGMFQILGHIDAMKGNYPAFSDIPAAKAIDDTLQTIAEHGVSIEINTSGKTKLSGGWYPADDILERALHYGVEVTFGSDAHKPSRVGDEWDQVAARLYDIGYRSWVYYKNKQKQTVPLET; translated from the coding sequence ATGAAATTCGATCTCCATACTCACCACTATCGCTGCGGGCATGCTGACGGAGATATCAGGGACTATGTTGAGGCAGGCATCGCCGCCGGTCTCAAAGTGATCGGGATTAGCGATCATACTCCGTACTTTGGCAGCCCGGAAGAACAGCCCTTTCCACGGATCGCTATGGCCAAACGAGAACTGGCCCATTATGTCGAAGAGGTGCTCCGGCTTAAAGCGGAGTACGCCGGTAAAATCGATGTCCTGCTTGGCATTGAATCGGATTTTTTTCCAGAGCATATTGAAGTCTACCGGAAGACATTAGCAAAGTATCCATTTGATTATATTATCGGCTCCGTACACAGCACTTATAATACCAGCATTTTTAACAAGAACCGCTGGAAGGGGCTAAGTCCCGAGGAGCATATTGTCCAAAAGGAAACCTATTATGACTATATCCGCCAATCCGCACGCAGCGGTATGTTTCAAATTCTGGGACATATAGATGCTATGAAAGGCAACTATCCTGCCTTCTCCGATATCCCTGCCGCGAAGGCCATTGACGACACTCTCCAGACCATTGCAGAGCATGGCGTCTCCATTGAGATCAATACGTCCGGCAAGACGAAGCTGAGCGGCGGCTGGTACCCTGCGGATGATATCCTTGAGCGGGCACTGCATTACGGAGTCGAGGTTACCTTTGGCTCCGATGCGCACAAGCCCTCACGAGTTGGGGATGAGTGGGATCAGGTTGCCGCCAGGTTATATGATATTGGCTATAGAAGCTGGGTATATTACAAAAATAAACAGAAGCAAACCGTGCCACTGGAGACTTGA
- the sdhA gene encoding succinate dehydrogenase flavoprotein subunit, whose protein sequence is MAKQSIIIVGGGLAGLMATIKAAEAGVHVALFSLVPVKRSHSVCAQGGINGAVNTKGEGDSPWEHFDDTVYGGDFLANQPPVKAMCEAAPGIIHLMDRMGVMFNRTPEGLLDFRRFGGTKRHRTAFAGATTGQQLLYALDEQVRRYEAAGLVTKYESWEFLSAVIDDEGVCRGICAQNLRSMETVTFASDATILATGGPGIIFGKTTNSVINTGTAASAVYQQGVHYANGEFIQIHPTAIPGDDKLRLMSESARGEGGRIWTYKDGKPWYFLEEKYPAYGNLVPRDIATREIFHVCVDMKLGINGENMVYLDLSHKDPKELDVKLGGIIEIYEKFMGDDPRKIPMKIFPAVHYSMGGMWVDYNQMTNIPGLFAAGECEYQYHGANRLGANSLVSAIFGGMTAGPKAVEYVRGLKKSAEDVSSQVYDKAKKEQTAKYERLLGMNGTENAYVIHKELGEWMTDNMTVVRYNSKLEATIHKIKELKERYTKININDTSRWNNTGASFTRQLWNMLELAEAMTLGALLRNESRGAHYKPDYPQRNDEEFLKTTKASWTPDGPQISYDDVDVSLIAPRVRDYSKDK, encoded by the coding sequence ATGGCTAAGCAAAGTATAATTATCGTTGGCGGCGGACTGGCGGGCCTGATGGCTACGATCAAGGCGGCCGAGGCAGGTGTCCATGTGGCATTGTTCTCATTGGTGCCGGTTAAGCGCTCTCATTCAGTTTGTGCTCAAGGTGGGATCAATGGCGCGGTCAACACTAAAGGAGAAGGAGATTCTCCGTGGGAGCACTTTGACGACACCGTGTATGGCGGTGATTTTCTGGCAAATCAGCCGCCGGTGAAAGCCATGTGTGAGGCGGCTCCCGGCATCATTCACCTGATGGACCGGATGGGCGTTATGTTCAACCGTACGCCGGAGGGACTCCTCGACTTCCGCCGATTTGGGGGAACGAAGCGGCATCGCACGGCATTTGCCGGCGCGACGACAGGACAGCAGCTGCTGTATGCGCTGGATGAGCAGGTTCGTCGTTATGAGGCGGCCGGTTTGGTAACGAAATACGAGTCCTGGGAGTTTCTCTCGGCCGTCATTGACGATGAGGGGGTCTGCCGCGGAATCTGTGCGCAGAATCTGCGCTCGATGGAGACCGTGACCTTTGCCTCGGATGCTACGATTCTGGCTACAGGCGGGCCGGGGATTATTTTCGGGAAGACGACTAACTCTGTCATTAATACAGGGACGGCCGCAAGTGCGGTGTACCAGCAGGGAGTTCATTATGCGAATGGTGAATTTATTCAGATCCATCCTACCGCGATTCCGGGTGACGACAAGCTGCGGCTGATGTCGGAATCCGCTCGGGGGGAAGGCGGCCGCATTTGGACCTATAAGGATGGCAAGCCATGGTATTTCCTAGAGGAGAAATATCCTGCTTACGGCAACCTTGTACCGCGGGATATTGCCACCCGGGAGATCTTCCATGTCTGTGTTGATATGAAGCTTGGGATCAATGGAGAGAACATGGTTTACCTCGATCTGTCCCATAAAGACCCGAAGGAGCTTGATGTGAAGCTTGGCGGGATAATTGAAATTTATGAGAAGTTCATGGGAGACGATCCCCGTAAAATTCCGATGAAAATTTTCCCGGCGGTCCATTATTCCATGGGCGGCATGTGGGTCGATTATAATCAAATGACGAATATTCCCGGGCTGTTCGCTGCTGGGGAATGCGAATATCAATATCACGGCGCCAATCGGCTTGGCGCTAACTCGCTGGTCTCCGCGATCTTTGGCGGAATGACGGCAGGTCCTAAGGCTGTAGAATATGTGCGGGGCCTTAAGAAATCTGCAGAGGACGTCTCCTCTCAAGTTTATGATAAGGCGAAGAAAGAGCAGACGGCGAAATACGAGCGCCTCCTTGGCATGAACGGCACAGAGAATGCTTATGTCATTCATAAGGAGCTGGGGGAATGGATGACAGACAATATGACGGTCGTCCGGTATAACAGTAAGCTTGAGGCGACAATTCACAAGATTAAGGAACTGAAGGAGCGTTACACAAAGATTAATATTAACGATACCTCACGCTGGAACAATACGGGTGCTTCTTTTACCCGGCAGCTCTGGAATATGCTTGAGCTTGCCGAAGCGATGACACTGGGCGCGCTGCTGCGCAATGAGAGCCGGGGTGCGCATTACAAGCCGGATTATCCGCAGCGTAATGACGAAGAGTTCCTGAAGACGACAAAAGCGTCCTGGACGCCGGACGGCCCGCAAATCTCATATGACGATGTGGATGTCTCGCTGATCGCTCCGCGGGTCCGCGATTATTCCAAAGACAAGTAG
- a CDS encoding SDR family NAD(P)-dependent oxidoreductase, with product MLKNQVIVITGASSGIGAETARLLSEQGAKVILAARSLDKLEAVGRTLKGPYEIIELDVGSDASVGHAFEQIWASNPRIDCLLNNAGYGRFERFVDTTVSEFEDMMNVNYLGIVRCTRAVLPRMLEQGGGQIVNVASMAGKLATAKSTAYSATKHAVLGFTNALRQEVRGTGIVISAVNPGPIDTPFFTLADPGGDYVKNVGWMMMKPQRVSKAIVKVIERRKAEVDLPWIAGFGTRLYQLVPRLADKLTYKFINKK from the coding sequence ATGTTGAAGAACCAGGTGATTGTCATTACCGGAGCTTCGAGCGGCATTGGTGCAGAGACGGCAAGACTTCTATCGGAACAGGGAGCTAAGGTCATTTTGGCAGCACGTTCCTTGGACAAGCTTGAGGCGGTGGGCCGGACCTTAAAGGGCCCTTATGAGATTATAGAGCTGGATGTCGGCAGCGATGCTTCGGTAGGTCATGCTTTTGAACAGATATGGGCCTCCAATCCCCGGATTGACTGTCTATTAAACAATGCGGGATACGGCAGGTTCGAGCGGTTTGTAGACACAACCGTCTCTGAATTTGAAGACATGATGAACGTTAATTATCTGGGGATTGTGCGCTGCACTCGTGCGGTGCTGCCTCGAATGCTTGAGCAGGGCGGGGGACAGATCGTGAACGTAGCCTCCATGGCCGGCAAGCTGGCTACAGCCAAGTCAACGGCTTACTCAGCAACCAAGCATGCAGTGTTGGGATTCACAAATGCTCTTAGGCAAGAGGTCAGAGGGACAGGAATTGTCATATCTGCTGTGAATCCAGGGCCGATTGATACACCGTTCTTTACTTTAGCGGATCCCGGAGGGGACTATGTCAAGAACGTCGGCTGGATGATGATGAAGCCCCAGAGAGTATCGAAGGCCATCGTTAAGGTGATTGAACGAAGGAAGGCGGAAGTTGATTTGCCGTGGATTGCTGGATTTGGAACCCGGCTATATCAACTGGTGCCCCGCCTGGCGGACAAACTGACCTATAAATTCATCAATAAGAAGTAA
- a CDS encoding LysR family transcriptional regulator, whose protein sequence is MYEDLMVFITVVEQSSLNRASKQLNLSQPALSRKIAKLEEELGVQLFVRKGKKLELTRTGQATYTYALEQRQRHHHFLQSISRYKEAERRVVTLGASLTTIQTTLPPLIEALMNKYPGTELKLVTGKTHEIVSYVKDKKADFGVIASSIEEPGLRCIPLFQDHLELVVPKKHKLARKGFTPKMKSLDGLPMIIFSKGTWYRRLVDELIGKYGIIPDVRMEIDSFEAIVRLLPTCGAAALLPRSYLRPQLLRDNELTAIPLQELEQTGRATCLIYPDKPETGLETIQWIMEMRDLFSTHLISGG, encoded by the coding sequence ATGTATGAGGATTTGATGGTTTTTATAACGGTTGTGGAGCAATCAAGCTTGAATCGCGCCTCCAAACAGCTTAACCTCTCCCAGCCTGCACTTTCCCGTAAAATTGCCAAACTGGAGGAGGAGCTGGGCGTCCAGCTGTTCGTTCGTAAGGGAAAAAAGCTCGAGCTGACCCGTACCGGACAGGCCACCTATACTTATGCACTGGAACAACGGCAGCGACATCATCACTTTCTGCAGTCCATCTCCCGCTATAAGGAGGCAGAGCGCCGGGTCGTTACTCTGGGAGCGAGCCTTACCACCATCCAGACTACCCTTCCGCCGCTGATTGAAGCGCTGATGAACAAATATCCCGGCACTGAGCTGAAGCTCGTTACCGGGAAGACGCACGAGATTGTCTCCTATGTAAAAGATAAAAAAGCCGATTTCGGTGTCATCGCTTCTTCCATTGAAGAGCCCGGGCTCCGGTGTATCCCTCTGTTCCAGGATCATTTGGAACTGGTGGTTCCCAAGAAACATAAACTCGCCCGCAAGGGCTTTACACCGAAGATGAAAAGTCTAGACGGACTGCCTATGATTATTTTCTCCAAAGGGACCTGGTACCGCCGGCTGGTGGACGAGCTGATCGGCAAATACGGCATCATTCCCGATGTCCGTATGGAGATCGACTCCTTCGAGGCTATTGTCCGGCTTCTGCCCACCTGCGGCGCAGCTGCCCTGCTCCCTCGCTCCTATCTGCGCCCCCAGCTGCTCAGGGATAATGAACTGACTGCCATTCCGCTGCAAGAGCTGGAACAGACCGGGCGGGCCACCTGTCTGATCTATCCGGACAAGCCGGAAACAGGACTTGAGACCATCCAATGGATCATGGAGATGAGGGATCTGTTCAGCACCCATCTGATTTCTGGGGGATAA
- a CDS encoding LysR family transcriptional regulator, protein MNISQLETLITISKTRSFRKAGELLNLTQPAVSAQIKSLEDEFKAVLVDRNQPVTLTDRGQVFLEQAERILDIVEELKQKLSDMEQTPQGHIVLGTTTSIAIQILPRILSYFQDQFPLIKTTIQSMPSSQIYQNVEQGLVDIGIGYLIERNPQIHASVLYYDTFEVVVSPLHPLAKEKHPNLGMLKDVPLILLSPDTVGRRFVEDVFRENQMEPHVVMELSSSEEVKRMVEINLGAAIISKQSITRELRQGTLQIVPIEELEVTHPVGVIYKSSRYINSAMQQFLGDLKGMPETNFTSSE, encoded by the coding sequence GTGAACATCAGTCAATTAGAGACACTAATCACCATCTCCAAGACCAGAAGCTTTCGTAAGGCCGGCGAGCTGCTTAACTTAACTCAGCCAGCCGTGTCCGCCCAGATTAAGAGTCTTGAGGACGAATTCAAAGCTGTGTTGGTGGACCGTAATCAACCAGTAACCTTAACAGACCGGGGACAGGTATTTTTGGAGCAGGCAGAACGCATTTTGGATATTGTCGAAGAATTGAAGCAAAAATTATCTGATATGGAGCAGACCCCTCAAGGACACATCGTGCTGGGAACGACGACCTCCATTGCGATTCAGATTCTGCCGCGCATTCTTTCTTATTTCCAGGATCAATTCCCGTTGATTAAGACAACGATTCAATCCATGCCCTCCTCCCAGATCTACCAGAATGTAGAGCAGGGTCTAGTGGATATTGGGATCGGCTATCTCATTGAACGAAATCCGCAGATTCATGCCTCGGTGCTTTACTATGACACCTTTGAGGTTGTGGTCTCTCCCCTTCACCCTCTCGCTAAAGAGAAGCATCCAAACCTTGGAATGCTGAAGGATGTTCCGCTGATTCTGCTCTCTCCAGATACAGTTGGACGCCGATTTGTTGAGGATGTATTCCGCGAGAACCAGATGGAACCGCATGTTGTCATGGAATTGTCCAGCAGCGAGGAGGTTAAGCGTATGGTTGAGATCAACCTCGGGGCCGCTATTATTTCCAAACAGTCTATCACCCGTGAGCTTCGTCAAGGTACACTGCAAATTGTGCCAATTGAGGAGCTTGAGGTTACACATCCTGTTGGAGTGATCTACAAATCGAGCCGCTACATCAACTCGGCTATGCAGCAGTTCCTTGGCGATCTCAAAGGAATGCCCGAGACCAACTTCACCAGCTCGGAATAA
- a CDS encoding GNAT family N-acetyltransferase translates to MIESLKIEYRDHFPELWSGRLQLRKLKPSDQGELHRIMNEPSVQRYISFSRETTGLPGRLFGHFMESYHTLSALHFALILRGSCRFIGLCSFQHWQENEGRAALGYMLSPDCWNQGLATEAVRTVMTFGFEQMRLNEITARCDPANLASIQVLHKCGFTEELLSHEGIVNEQGRLHRLSRYVRHPLGKASSNSDTLLHK, encoded by the coding sequence TTGATCGAATCACTTAAGATCGAATATAGAGATCATTTTCCAGAGTTATGGTCAGGGCGGCTGCAGCTGAGGAAGCTTAAACCTTCTGACCAAGGGGAGCTGCACCGGATTATGAATGAGCCGTCTGTGCAAAGATACATTTCCTTCAGCCGCGAGACGACCGGATTGCCCGGACGGCTGTTTGGCCACTTTATGGAAAGCTACCATACGCTCTCGGCGCTGCATTTCGCCTTGATTCTGCGGGGCAGCTGCCGGTTTATCGGTCTGTGTTCATTCCAGCATTGGCAGGAGAACGAAGGCAGAGCTGCTCTCGGATACATGCTCTCTCCCGATTGCTGGAATCAAGGCCTGGCTACTGAAGCCGTGAGGACCGTCATGACGTTTGGCTTCGAGCAAATGCGGCTTAATGAAATTACGGCCCGCTGCGACCCGGCGAATCTGGCCTCCATTCAGGTTCTGCATAAGTGCGGCTTCACAGAGGAGCTATTGTCGCATGAAGGGATCGTGAATGAACAAGGTCGATTGCATCGATTAAGCAGGTATGTTCGGCACCCCCTCGGGAAAGCGTCTTCAAATAGTGATACTTTGTTACACAAATGA
- the sdhB gene encoding succinate dehydrogenase iron-sulfur subunit produces MAEITTAAKKVKFIITRQDQPESASYHEEFELDYRPGMNVISALMEIQRKPVNASGQKTAPVCWESNCLEEVCGACSMVINGKPRQACAALVDKLEQPIRVEPMKTFPVVRDLVIDRSRMFNALKKVKAWIPIDGTYDLGPGPRMAEKKRQWAYELSKCMTCGVCLEACPNVNEKTNFMGPAPISQVRLFNAHPTGEMNAEERLEALMEDGGIEGCGNSQNCVRSCPKGIPLTTSIAEMNKATTKHMFKRWLGM; encoded by the coding sequence ATGGCCGAAATCACAACAGCCGCCAAAAAAGTAAAGTTCATCATTACGCGCCAGGACCAGCCGGAATCGGCGTCATATCATGAAGAGTTTGAGCTCGACTACCGCCCGGGCATGAATGTGATTAGCGCGCTCATGGAAATTCAGCGTAAGCCTGTGAATGCCAGCGGTCAGAAGACCGCGCCGGTATGCTGGGAGTCTAACTGTCTGGAGGAAGTCTGCGGAGCCTGCTCGATGGTTATTAACGGGAAGCCCCGTCAAGCATGCGCAGCACTGGTCGATAAGCTGGAGCAGCCGATTCGGGTGGAACCGATGAAGACCTTCCCGGTGGTTCGCGACCTGGTGATTGATCGAAGCCGCATGTTTAACGCGCTGAAGAAGGTCAAGGCCTGGATTCCCATCGACGGAACCTATGACCTTGGTCCGGGACCGAGAATGGCGGAGAAGAAGCGCCAGTGGGCTTATGAGCTCTCGAAGTGTATGACCTGTGGCGTCTGTCTTGAGGCTTGTCCGAATGTGAACGAGAAGACAAACTTCATGGGTCCAGCCCCGATTTCACAGGTCCGCTTATTTAATGCACACCCTACGGGAGAGATGAATGCGGAAGAGCGGCTTGAGGCTCTGATGGAAGATGGGGGAATTGAGGGCTGCGGCAACTCGCAGAACTGTGTTCGTTCGTGTCCCAAAGGCATCCCGCTTACGACCTCGATCGCGGAGATGAATAAGGCGACTACCAAGCATATGTTCAAGCGCTGGCTTGGCATGTAA
- a CDS encoding cation:proton antiporter yields MDSATTEVIHHFLILILFVLSVGLISGKIAGLLRLPDVAVFIAAGMLLGPGLHLLSEPESSAVNQLILTVGSALILFDGGRGLALGGLRKVWITVALLSVPGVLITVGVVGVGIHYLFGVDWLFSLLTAAVIASTDPASIIPVFRQVRIKESVRETVESESAFNDATGSILTFSLLAVVAGSGTLSAGQMTLDFLKTALGGILVGVVVSGILTYLTAHARHGLLRDYTTIVMLITGLGSYLIGDLLGVSGFMATFVAGVIWGNAEVFGLSMEEKKLEVSSFAENITVMMRMLIFVLLGSHVNFGTLIDYFWPSLAAVLVLMFVARPLTVFLCALADRKVKWTVKEMLFMCWVRETGVIPAALSGMIVGMGVAHADVIAGITFMSIVLTIMIQASTTGAVARKLGLEVKT; encoded by the coding sequence ATGGATTCGGCAACGACTGAAGTGATCCATCATTTTCTTATTCTTATCTTATTTGTACTGAGTGTAGGGCTGATCTCCGGAAAGATTGCAGGTTTGCTCCGTCTTCCAGACGTAGCGGTCTTTATTGCAGCAGGCATGCTGCTGGGGCCGGGCTTGCATCTCCTAAGTGAACCCGAGAGCTCGGCGGTAAACCAACTGATTCTAACTGTAGGCTCTGCTCTAATTTTATTTGATGGAGGAAGGGGCCTTGCACTCGGTGGTCTTCGCAAGGTGTGGATCACGGTAGCTTTACTGAGCGTGCCGGGTGTACTGATTACGGTTGGCGTAGTGGGGGTAGGGATACACTATCTGTTCGGTGTAGACTGGCTCTTCTCTCTGCTGACTGCTGCAGTTATCGCTTCAACCGACCCTGCCTCCATCATTCCTGTATTTCGCCAGGTCCGGATTAAGGAAAGCGTGCGCGAGACCGTAGAGAGCGAGTCCGCCTTCAATGACGCAACAGGCTCAATTCTAACCTTCTCTCTGCTGGCTGTTGTGGCGGGCAGCGGTACACTCTCGGCAGGACAGATGACCCTGGATTTCCTGAAGACAGCGCTAGGGGGGATCCTGGTTGGAGTCGTGGTGTCGGGAATTCTGACTTATCTGACCGCCCATGCCCGGCATGGTCTTCTTCGGGATTATACGACCATCGTCATGCTGATCACAGGGCTAGGCTCTTATCTGATCGGTGACCTTCTGGGGGTAAGCGGGTTTATGGCTACCTTTGTTGCTGGTGTCATATGGGGGAATGCCGAGGTATTCGGCCTTTCTATGGAAGAGAAGAAGCTTGAAGTGAGCTCTTTTGCGGAAAATATCACCGTGATGATGCGGATGCTGATCTTTGTGCTGCTTGGCAGCCATGTCAATTTCGGAACGCTTATCGATTATTTCTGGCCAAGTCTGGCGGCTGTGCTGGTGCTGATGTTTGTAGCCCGGCCGCTAACGGTCTTCCTGTGCGCCCTTGCCGATCGGAAGGTGAAGTGGACGGTGAAGGAAATGCTGTTTATGTGCTGGGTGCGCGAGACAGGAGTTATTCCTGCTGCCTTGTCTGGCATGATCGTCGGGATGGGGGTTGCGCATGCGGATGTGATAGCGGGTATTACCTTTATGTCAATTGTGCTTACGATTATGATCCAGGCAAGCACCACAGGGGCCGTAGCCCGCAAGCTGGGACTAGAAGTCAAAACCTAA
- a CDS encoding chemotaxis protein CheX — protein sequence MKAEVINPFLESARLVIEQVIQISPSTGNLGVKEVAHIDNHIWIQVGMTGQLSGNVVFGLQEDVALRIVSLMMGGFVLTEMDEMGKSAISELGNMISGNASTILSSQGFAVDITPPKVMKSEVTELPRMALCIPLVMDGIGELDIQVMIS from the coding sequence GTGAAAGCAGAAGTGATTAATCCTTTTTTGGAATCCGCTAGGCTCGTTATAGAACAAGTCATACAGATTTCGCCGTCCACAGGCAACCTTGGCGTCAAAGAGGTCGCACATATCGATAATCATATTTGGATCCAGGTCGGCATGACAGGACAGCTGAGCGGTAATGTAGTCTTTGGACTGCAGGAGGACGTCGCTTTGCGAATCGTGTCCCTGATGATGGGCGGATTTGTTTTGACCGAGATGGATGAGATGGGGAAGAGCGCGATTTCGGAGCTTGGCAACATGATCAGCGGCAATGCCAGCACGATTCTCTCCTCTCAGGGCTTTGCAGTGGATATTACTCCACCAAAAGTGATGAAATCGGAAGTAACAGAACTGCCGCGTATGGCCTTGTGCATTCCCCTTGTTATGGACGGTATTGGCGAGCTGGATATTCAGGTGATGATCTCGTAA
- a CDS encoding succinate dehydrogenase cytochrome b558 subunit, with amino-acid sequence MKGFYSRKLHSLLGVIPLGFFILEHMITNFSAVEGGSEGFRDSVTWLNSLPLVLILEIFGIWLPLLYHGVYGTYIAFQAKPNNGRFTNERNLRYLLQRVTGIIALVFIVWHVWETRVQVSLGNVTHEELGGLMHDIVSQPVFFVLYLIGVVAASFHFTNGLWSFCVSWGITVGPRAQRVSTYICMSLFAIVTVMFVWSLIAFRGADFQAQGTALLQTLHTVIG; translated from the coding sequence ATGAAAGGGTTTTATTCCAGAAAGCTGCACTCTTTATTAGGTGTTATTCCGCTCGGTTTTTTTATCCTCGAACACATGATTACCAATTTCTCTGCCGTTGAAGGGGGCAGCGAGGGCTTCCGGGACAGTGTGACCTGGCTTAACAGCCTGCCGCTTGTTCTCATTCTTGAAATCTTCGGCATTTGGCTGCCTTTATTGTATCACGGTGTATATGGAACCTATATAGCTTTCCAGGCTAAGCCGAATAATGGGCGGTTTACGAACGAGCGGAATTTAAGATATCTGCTGCAGCGGGTCACCGGCATCATTGCCCTGGTGTTTATTGTGTGGCACGTCTGGGAGACGCGTGTACAAGTTTCTCTCGGCAATGTTACTCATGAAGAGCTGGGGGGTCTAATGCATGATATCGTGTCCCAGCCGGTCTTCTTTGTGCTTTATTTAATCGGCGTTGTGGCGGCTTCTTTTCACTTTACGAACGGGCTATGGTCCTTCTGCGTAAGCTGGGGAATCACGGTTGGACCTCGCGCGCAGCGGGTATCCACTTACATTTGCATGAGCTTGTTTGCGATCGTTACAGTAATGTTTGTCTGGTCGCTCATTGCGTTCCGCGGAGCGGACTTTCAAGCGCAGGGCACGGCCCTGCTTCAGACCCTTCATACAGTCATCGGATAA